From the Canis aureus isolate CA01 chromosome 33, VMU_Caureus_v.1.0, whole genome shotgun sequence genome, one window contains:
- the EIF4E gene encoding eukaryotic translation initiation factor 4E isoform X4 has protein sequence MATVEPETTPTPNPPPTEEEKTESNQEVANPEHYIKHPLQNSLYNHIQLSSNLMPGCDYSLFKDGIEPMWEDEKNKRGGRWLITLNKQQRRSDLDRFWLETLLCLIGESFDDYSDDVCGAVVNVRAKGDKIAIWTTECENREAVTHIGRVYKERLGLPPKIVIGYQSHADTATKSGSTTKNRFVV, from the exons gAAACCACCCCTACTCCTAATCCCCCGcctacagaagaagagaaaacagaatctaATCAGGAGGTTGCTAACCCAGAACACTATATTAAACATCCTTTACAGAACAG TCTGTACAACCACATCCAGTTGTCTAGTAATTTAATGCCTGGCTGTGACTACTCACTTTTTAAG GATGGTATTGAGCCTATGTGGgaagatgagaaaaacaaacgAGGAGGACGATGGCTAATTACATTGAACAAGCAGCAGAGACGTAGTGACCTGGATCGCTTTTGGCTAGAGACa ctgctgtGCCTTATTGGAGAATCTTTTGATGACTACAGTGATGATGTATGTGGAGCTGTTGTTAATGTTAGAGCTAAAGGTGATAAGATAGCAATATGGACTACTGAATGTGAAAACAGAGAGGCTGTTACACATATAGG gagGGTATACAAGGAAAGGTTAGGACTTCCTCCAAAGATAGTGATTGGTTATCAGTCCCATGCAGACACAGCTACAAAGAGCGGCTCCACTACTAAAAATAGGTTTGTTGTTTAA
- the EIF4E gene encoding eukaryotic translation initiation factor 4E isoform X3 has product MATVEPETTPTPNPPPTEEEKTESNQEVANPEHYIKHPLQNRWALWFFKNDKSKTWQANLRLISKFDTVEDFWALYNHIQLSSNLMPGCDYSLFKDGIEPMWEDEKNKRGGRWLITLNKQQRRSDLDRFWLETLLCLIGESFDDYSDDVCGAVVNVRAKGDKIAIWTTECENREAVTHIGRVYKERLGLPPKIVIGYQSHADTATKSGSTTKNRFVV; this is encoded by the exons gAAACCACCCCTACTCCTAATCCCCCGcctacagaagaagagaaaacagaatctaATCAGGAGGTTGCTAACCCAGAACACTATATTAAACATCCTTTACAGAACAG ATGGGCactctggttttttaaaaatgataaaagcaaaaCTTGGCAAGCAAACCTTCGGCTGATCTCTAAGTTTGATACTGTTGAAGACTTTTGGGC TCTGTACAACCACATCCAGTTGTCTAGTAATTTAATGCCTGGCTGTGACTACTCACTTTTTAAG GATGGTATTGAGCCTATGTGGgaagatgagaaaaacaaacgAGGAGGACGATGGCTAATTACATTGAACAAGCAGCAGAGACGTAGTGACCTGGATCGCTTTTGGCTAGAGACa ctgctgtGCCTTATTGGAGAATCTTTTGATGACTACAGTGATGATGTATGTGGAGCTGTTGTTAATGTTAGAGCTAAAGGTGATAAGATAGCAATATGGACTACTGAATGTGAAAACAGAGAGGCTGTTACACATATAGG gagGGTATACAAGGAAAGGTTAGGACTTCCTCCAAAGATAGTGATTGGTTATCAGTCCCATGCAGACACAGCTACAAAGAGCGGCTCCACTACTAAAAATAGGTTTGTTGTTTAA
- the EIF4E gene encoding eukaryotic translation initiation factor 4E isoform X2 yields MLLRRARELPGLAAGEETTPTPNPPPTEEEKTESNQEVANPEHYIKHPLQNRWALWFFKNDKSKTWQANLRLISKFDTVEDFWALYNHIQLSSNLMPGCDYSLFKDGIEPMWEDEKNKRGGRWLITLNKQQRRSDLDRFWLETLLCLIGESFDDYSDDVCGAVVNVRAKGDKIAIWTTECENREAVTHIGRVYKERLGLPPKIVIGYQSHADTATKSGSTTKNRFVV; encoded by the exons gAAACCACCCCTACTCCTAATCCCCCGcctacagaagaagagaaaacagaatctaATCAGGAGGTTGCTAACCCAGAACACTATATTAAACATCCTTTACAGAACAG ATGGGCactctggttttttaaaaatgataaaagcaaaaCTTGGCAAGCAAACCTTCGGCTGATCTCTAAGTTTGATACTGTTGAAGACTTTTGGGC TCTGTACAACCACATCCAGTTGTCTAGTAATTTAATGCCTGGCTGTGACTACTCACTTTTTAAG GATGGTATTGAGCCTATGTGGgaagatgagaaaaacaaacgAGGAGGACGATGGCTAATTACATTGAACAAGCAGCAGAGACGTAGTGACCTGGATCGCTTTTGGCTAGAGACa ctgctgtGCCTTATTGGAGAATCTTTTGATGACTACAGTGATGATGTATGTGGAGCTGTTGTTAATGTTAGAGCTAAAGGTGATAAGATAGCAATATGGACTACTGAATGTGAAAACAGAGAGGCTGTTACACATATAGG gagGGTATACAAGGAAAGGTTAGGACTTCCTCCAAAGATAGTGATTGGTTATCAGTCCCATGCAGACACAGCTACAAAGAGCGGCTCCACTACTAAAAATAGGTTTGTTGTTTAA
- the EIF4E gene encoding eukaryotic translation initiation factor 4E isoform X1, with translation MLLRRARELPGLAAGEARKETTPTPNPPPTEEEKTESNQEVANPEHYIKHPLQNRWALWFFKNDKSKTWQANLRLISKFDTVEDFWALYNHIQLSSNLMPGCDYSLFKDGIEPMWEDEKNKRGGRWLITLNKQQRRSDLDRFWLETLLCLIGESFDDYSDDVCGAVVNVRAKGDKIAIWTTECENREAVTHIGRVYKERLGLPPKIVIGYQSHADTATKSGSTTKNRFVV, from the exons gAAACCACCCCTACTCCTAATCCCCCGcctacagaagaagagaaaacagaatctaATCAGGAGGTTGCTAACCCAGAACACTATATTAAACATCCTTTACAGAACAG ATGGGCactctggttttttaaaaatgataaaagcaaaaCTTGGCAAGCAAACCTTCGGCTGATCTCTAAGTTTGATACTGTTGAAGACTTTTGGGC TCTGTACAACCACATCCAGTTGTCTAGTAATTTAATGCCTGGCTGTGACTACTCACTTTTTAAG GATGGTATTGAGCCTATGTGGgaagatgagaaaaacaaacgAGGAGGACGATGGCTAATTACATTGAACAAGCAGCAGAGACGTAGTGACCTGGATCGCTTTTGGCTAGAGACa ctgctgtGCCTTATTGGAGAATCTTTTGATGACTACAGTGATGATGTATGTGGAGCTGTTGTTAATGTTAGAGCTAAAGGTGATAAGATAGCAATATGGACTACTGAATGTGAAAACAGAGAGGCTGTTACACATATAGG gagGGTATACAAGGAAAGGTTAGGACTTCCTCCAAAGATAGTGATTGGTTATCAGTCCCATGCAGACACAGCTACAAAGAGCGGCTCCACTACTAAAAATAGGTTTGTTGTTTAA